DNA from Acidobacteriota bacterium:
TCACGCCGTATGCCGTGCTCGAACCGGTCTGGCTCGCGGGATCGACGGTGCAGATGGCGACGCTCCACAATGAGCAGGAGATTGCGCGCCGCGACGTCCGGCCGGGCGACAGGGTGATCGTGGAGAAGGGCGGGGACGTCATCCCCAAGGTGATCGGTCCGGTTGCCGGCAGCCGCCCCGATGGACGGCCTGCGTGGCAGATGCCTTCGACGTGTCCGTCGTGCGGAAGCCGATTGACCCGCCCCGAAGACGAGGTGGTCTGGCGCTGCGTCAACGTCGCGTGCCCGGCCCGGATCCGGCGCAGCCTGCTGCACTTCGCCTCGCGCAAGGCGATGAACATCGAGGGACTGGGTGAGTCGCTGGTCGATGCCCTGGTCGACGCCGAACTGGTGCGGGATGCCGCCGACCTCTACGGACTCACCCCGTCGGTGCTCGAGGGCCTGGTCGTGGCGCCCAAGGATCCGAAATCCGATCGTGCGCGTCCCCGAAAACTGGGCAAGGTCGGCCTCAATGTGGCTGCCGAGATCCAGGCCAGCAAACAGAACGAGTTCTGGCGAGTGCTGTACGCGCTGGGTATCAGGCACGTGGGCGAGCGGGGCGCGCAGGCCCTGGCCGCCGCGTTCGGATCGATCGACGCGCTGCTCGGGGCGAGTCGGGACGAGCTCGAGAAGACGAGGGACATCGGCCCCGTCGTGGCGGATGCCCTGCGGGCATTTCTGGACGAGCCGCACAATCGCGCGCTGGTGGATCGATTGCGCGCTGCGGGTGTCACCCTGATCGGCAGCGGCGCCAGCCAGGTCGTGCCTCAGACGCTGGCCGGCCGCACGTTCGTGCTCACCGGAACGCTGACGGATTACACCCGGGAGCAGGCCGAAGCGGCCATTACGGCGCACGGGGGGCGTGTGGCGGGCTCGGTCAGCAAAAAGACGTCGTACGTGGTGGCCGGCGCGGAAGCCGGCAGCAAGCTCGGGAAGGCAGCGTCGCTCGGCGTGCCGATCATCGACGAGGCCGCGTTCGTGCGGCTGATCGTGGGAGAATGACCGGGAGATGAAATCACGCATTCTTGTCATCGACGACGAAGCGGCCATCCGCGATTCGCTGCGCATGATTCTCGAATACGAAGGGTTCGAGTTCGTGGGCGGAGCGACCGGGGAGGAGGGGATTGGCGTGGTCCAGAACGAGGCCGTCGATCTGGTCTTCCTCGACATCAAGATGCCCGGCATGGACGGCCTGGAGGTGCTGGGGCGCCTGAAGAGGGTGGCCGATTCGCTGCCGGTGGTCATGATCTCTGGCCACGCCACGGTGGCAACGGCGGTTGAGGCCACCAAGATGGGCGCGTTCGACTTCATCGAGAAGCCGCTCACCACCGAGCGCGTGCTGTTGACCATCCGGAACGCCCTGGGATTCACGCAACTTCGCGACGAGAACCGATCGCTGCAGCTCAAGTTCGAAGCGCGATCAGAGATGGTCGGGACGAGCGCCGCCCTCGACGGGGTGCTGGAGTCGGTCCGCCGGGCAGCGCCCACCACGGCGACCGTCCTCATCCGGGGTGAGAGCGGTTCGGGCAAGGAACTGGTCGCCCGCATGATTCACAAGAGCAGCCTGCGCAGTCGCGAGCGCTTCATCCAGGTGAACTGCGCCGCCATCCCGGACGATCTGATTGAGTCGGAGCTGTTCGGACATGAGAAGGGATCGTTTACCGGCGCGACCGAGAAACAGATCGGCAAGTTCGAGCAGGCGGATCGGGGCACGATCTTCCTCGACGAAGTGGGCGACATGAGCCTGAAGACCCAGGCAAAGGTACTGCGCGTCCTGCAGGAAGGCGAGGTCGAGCGGCTGGGCTCCTCGCGGACGATGAAGGTGGACGTGCGTGTGATCGCCGCGACCAACAAAGACCTCGAGCAGGAAATCGAGAAAGGGACGTTCCGCGAAGATTTGTTCTTCAGGCTGAGCGTCATTCCCATCACCGTGCCGCCGCTGCGTGAGCGGACCGACGACATCCCGCTCCTGATCAAACACTTCGCGGACGCGTTCACGAGAGAGAACAACTTCCGGCCGAAACGGTTTTCGCCGGATGCGATGTTGCTGCTGCAGCGCTACCGGTGGAAGGGCAACGTCAGGGAACTGAAGAACACCGTCGAGCGGGTCCTGATCATGACGCCCGGTGATGTGATCGGCGAAGACGACTTGCCAGAGACGGTCCGATCGGCGTCGCGCCAGCCAGCGCCGGACGCCGTGCCGGAACGCGCGGGCACGCTTCGCGAATTCAAGGAATCCGCGGAGCGGACATTCC
Protein-coding regions in this window:
- the ligA gene encoding NAD-dependent DNA ligase LigA, whose protein sequence is MVFMTAAARIAELRDRIRQHEEAYYVLAAPQISDGEFDALMNELKALERDHPELVTPDSPSQRVGGRVAEGFATVEHASPMLSLDNVYDVEQLRAFDERVRRGLAESGGAADPVTYVAELKIDGLSISLTYEDGELRRGVTRGDGVRGEDVTANVRTIRAIPLRLSGAAPGRVEIRGEVYLPRASFDLVNREREDADEPVFANPRNAAAGTMRNLDPALVARRRLSAFVYQLMDDGRTGSTSQSGALTRMRQWGLPVEPHWETCEGPDALARCIERWAEARDRLPFDTDGVVVKVDGFALRDRLGVTAKFPRWATAYKFPAQQAVTTLLRIEVGVGRTGAVTPYAVLEPVWLAGSTVQMATLHNEQEIARRDVRPGDRVIVEKGGDVIPKVIGPVAGSRPDGRPAWQMPSTCPSCGSRLTRPEDEVVWRCVNVACPARIRRSLLHFASRKAMNIEGLGESLVDALVDAELVRDAADLYGLTPSVLEGLVVAPKDPKSDRARPRKLGKVGLNVAAEIQASKQNEFWRVLYALGIRHVGERGAQALAAAFGSIDALLGASRDELEKTRDIGPVVADALRAFLDEPHNRALVDRLRAAGVTLIGSGASQVVPQTLAGRTFVLTGTLTDYTREQAEAAITAHGGRVAGSVSKKTSYVVAGAEAGSKLGKAASLGVPIIDEAAFVRLIVGE
- a CDS encoding sigma-54 dependent transcriptional regulator — its product is MKSRILVIDDEAAIRDSLRMILEYEGFEFVGGATGEEGIGVVQNEAVDLVFLDIKMPGMDGLEVLGRLKRVADSLPVVMISGHATVATAVEATKMGAFDFIEKPLTTERVLLTIRNALGFTQLRDENRSLQLKFEARSEMVGTSAALDGVLESVRRAAPTTATVLIRGESGSGKELVARMIHKSSLRSRERFIQVNCAAIPDDLIESELFGHEKGSFTGATEKQIGKFEQADRGTIFLDEVGDMSLKTQAKVLRVLQEGEVERLGSSRTMKVDVRVIAATNKDLEQEIEKGTFREDLFFRLSVIPITVPPLRERTDDIPLLIKHFADAFTRENNFRPKRFSPDAMLLLQRYRWKGNVRELKNTVERVLIMTPGDVIGEDDLPETVRSASRQPAPDAVPERAGTLREFKESAERTFLVEKLRENNWNISRTAEVIGTPRSNLYKKLELYNIKQEGD